The following coding sequences lie in one Arachis hypogaea cultivar Tifrunner chromosome 9, arahy.Tifrunner.gnm2.J5K5, whole genome shotgun sequence genomic window:
- the LOC112709206 gene encoding uncharacterized protein yields the protein MEKYFKRTSSLEIGFQNNSSTSSNKRRFLEFEVDNLIADPGQRPKISSYHPNDRDKVRCAYLQKGPCQPRTHDFPQTACGSSFRRFNPNWFDDYGNWLEYSISKDAVFCLCCYLMKPETEGGDAFVTTGFSNWKKKERLQIHVGIHDSAHNQAWRKCEALMRPKQHITAAIEKQSEQAKKNYQIHLTATIDCIRFLLRQGLAFRGNDETDDSVNQGNFLELLNFLAQHNEEIGRAFKNARGNLKLIAPSIQKDIVRAAARETTKVIVDDLGDELFAVLVDEARDISIKEQMSVCLRYVNKEGQVREHFLGLVHVSNTNALSLKLALESLLETHNLSLSRVRGQGYDGASNMQGEFNGLKTLILKENSYAFYVHCFAHQLQLALVTVAKKQVEIALLFNLLTNLCNVVGASCKRRDMLRDSQMTKTIEALKSGEISSGRGLNQEIALKRAGDTRWGSHYGTILRLISLFPSVVNVLEYVEEDGNNSEQRAEACHLLNVIQSFEFIFNLHLMKNILGVTNELSQALQRNDQDIVNAMALVKVSKQRLQNIRDDGWSLLLDEVSLFCDKHDITVPIMDDIFVSQGRSRQVNTELLLCIACLNPRHSFFAFDKEKLIQLAQFYPLEFSSTQLLALDSQLENFILDVRSDDQFSDLNGIGALSQKLVETRKNIVYPLVFLLLKLALVLPVATASVERTFSAMNIIKSRLRNRMGDEFLNDCLVTYIERETFDCIDNEKIIQSFQNMKPRRMEF from the exons atggagaaatatttcaaaagaacCTCATCATTGGAGATTGGATTCCAAAACAATTCATCGACTTCTTCTAATAAAAGGAGGTTTTTAGAATTTGAAGTAGATAATCTTATAGCAGATCCAGGACAACGACCAAAGATTTCAAGTTATCACCCGAATGACAGAGACAAAGTTAGATGTGCATATTTGCAAAAAGGTCCTTGTCAACCAAGGACTCACGATTTTCCGCAAACTGCTTGTGGTTCTTCTTTTCGAAGATTTAATCCTAATTGGTTTGATGACTATGGCAACTGGTTAGAGTATAGTATATCAAAAGATGCTGTTTTTTGTCTTTGTTGTTATCTTATGAAACCTGAGACTGAAGGTGGTGATGCTTTTGTAACTACTGGCTtttcaaattggaaaaaaaaggagagactACAAATTCATGTTGGGATTCATGATAGCGCTCATAATCAAGCTTGGAGAAAATGTGAAGCACTTATGAGACCAAAACAACACATCACTGCTGCTATTGAAAAACAATCTGAGCAAGCTAAAAAGAATTATCAAATTCACTTGACAGCAACAATTGATTGTATTAGATTTCTTTTGCGACAAGGATTGGCCTTTCGTGGTAATGATGAGACAGATGATTCTGTTAACCAAGGAAATTTTTTGGAACTTCTAAACTTTCTTGCGCAACATAATGAAGAGATTGGTCGTGCTTTCAAAAATGCTCGTGGGAATCTTAAACTAATAGCACCCTCAATTCAAAAAGATATTGTAAGAGCTGCTGCAAGGGAAACGACAAAAGTTATTGTAGATGATCTTGGGGATGAATTATTTGCTGTATTGGTTGATGAAGCCCGTGACATTTCTATTAAGGAGCAAATGTCAGTTTGCTTAAGGTAtgtgaataaagaaggacaagttaGGGAGCATTTTCTTGGTCTTGTTCATGTTTCTAATACTAATGCTTTATCTCTAAAATTAGCATTGGAGTCATTATTAGAAACACATAATTTAAGTTTATCAAGAGTACGTGGACAAGGATATGATGGTGCAAGTAACATGCAAGGAGAATTTAATGGTTTGAAAACTTTGATATTGAAAGAAAATTCTTATGCTTTCTATGTACATTGCTTTGCTCACCAACTTCAGTTAGCTCTTGTAACGGTTGCAAAAAAACAAGTTGAAATTGCTTTgctttttaatttgttaactaatttgtGCAATGTTGTTGGAGCTTCGTGTAAACGAAGAGATATGCTTCGTGATAGTCAAATGACTAAGACAATTGAAGCACTAAAAAGTGGAGAAATTTCTAGTGGGCGTGGTTTGAATCAAGAAATAGCTTTAAAAAGAGCTGGAGACACTAGATGGGGTTCACACTATGGAACTATACTtagattaatttctttatttccttctGTGGTTAATGTTCTTGAATATGTTGAGGAAGATGGAAATAATTCAGAACAAAGAGCTGAAGCATGTCATTTATTGAATGTCATTCAATCCTTTGAATTCATTTTCAACTTGCACTTGATGAAAAATATCTTGGGAGTTACTAATGAGTTATCTCAAGCGTTACAAAGGAATGATCAAGACATTGTAAATGCTATGGCATTAGTCAAAGTGTCTAAGCAACGGTTGCAAAATATAAGAGATGATGGCTGGTCTCTTTTACTTGACGAAGTCTCACTGTTTTGTGACAAACATGATATTACTGTTCCAATCATGGATGATATATTTGTGTCACAAGGAAGATCAAGAC AGGTGAATACTGAATTGCTTCTTTGCATAGCTTGTTTGAATCCAAGACACTCTTTTTTTGCATTTGATAAGGAGAAGTTGATCCAGTTAGCTCAATTCTATCCATTAGAATTTTCTTCCACTCAACTTTTGGCACTTGACAGTCAACTTGAGAACTTCATACTAGATGTGCGTTCTGATGATCAATTCTCAGACTTAAATGGAATTGGTGCTCTTTCTCAGAAGTTGGTTgagactcgaaaaaatattgtttatccaTTAGTATTTCTTCTTTTGAAGTTAGCTTTAGTTTTGCCCGTAGCAACTGCATCAGTTGAAAGAACTTTTTCTGCTATGAACATCATAAAGAGTCGACTTCGGAACCGTATGGGAGAcgaatttttaaatgattgtttagtGACATACATAGAAAGAGAGACATTTGATTGTATTGACAATGAAAAGATTattcaatcttttcaaaatatgaaaCCTAGAAGAATGGAATtctaa